Below is a window of Geomonas oryzisoli DNA.
GATACTGCCCCTGTTGCAGTACGGTCCGTCCCTCTATCGCCTTGAGCGCAAGCGCCGTCTCCACGAAGTGCTTGCGAAACACGAACCAGAGCTCGGAGGCGACGATCATGCCGTAGGTGCTGAACACGATGCCGAAGGCGGCGATGGCGGAGGTGAAGTGCGGCGTCAGCATCACCTCGATACCGCGCAGCGGCTGCTGCAGGTGCATCAAAAGGGGGAGCATGGCGACCGGCAGCAGCGCGAAGGAAAACACCAGCGAGAACCGCGCGATCCCCTTCAACTGCTTCACGCCGAAGACGTGGTACAGCGAGGAGAGTACGAAGGCGCCGGCGACGAGGCCGGTCATGAACGGGTACATGACGATCTGGATGGTCCAGTAGATGTACTCGTTGGGGTAGGTGAAAAACTCCTTTATGGTCCAGGCTTCTCCGTGCACCATGGCTATTTCACCTCCTTGGAAAGGCCGAGGTAGAAGACCTGCGGCTTGGTGCCGTACTCTTCCTTGAGCACGTTGACCCGCTCGGTCATGATGACTTTGGTCACCGGGTCCTCGGGGTCCCTGAGGTTTCCTACCCGGCGCGCCCCGAAGGCACAGCTGTCGACGCAGGCGGTCTGCATCCCCTTGGTGATGCGGTGGTAGCAGAAGTTGCACTTCTCCGCGACGTGGAAGACGGGATGGAAGAAGCGCACGCCATAGGGGCACCCCATGATGCAGTAGCCGCAGCCGATGCACCACTTCCGGTCCACCAGCACCACGCCGTCCGCGGTCTGGTAGGTGGCCCCCACCGGACAGACCTGGACGCAGGGCGGGTTGTCGCACTGGTTGCAGAG
It encodes the following:
- a CDS encoding 4Fe-4S dicluster domain-containing protein: MISRRSFCKKSLLIAGGLAIPLSCLELFDPKRLLAEKDEKGARWVFLVDTRKCVGCGFCVKGCKVENEVPYDANVTRTWVERYVVTKDGKTHIDSPKGARDGFPNKGIDIGHGKLEEIKDEDIEKAFFVPKLCNQCDNPPCVQVCPVGATYQTADGVVLVDRKWCIGCGYCIMGCPYGVRFFHPVFHVAEKCNFCYHRITKGMQTACVDSCAFGARRVGNLRDPEDPVTKVIMTERVNVLKEEYGTKPQVFYLGLSKEVK